In Toxoplasma gondii ME49 chromosome X, whole genome shotgun sequence, a single genomic region encodes these proteins:
- a CDS encoding mitochondrial carrier superfamily protein (encoded by transcript TGME49_228680~Predicted trans-membrane domain (TMHMM2.0):246-269:304-327:341-364:393-416:524-547), translated as MGRPGYTRLFGVPLSPPRDHEKCVVPSFPSGRFSSYLSTVRSSRSSKPSTMALPSSPSFPSFSSSSVSSSMSSPPSHGGVLGHQRSGSDGGQGRNAATEKQGLLSSSRASHSPANRQPCQAAGPSTFAFSPASAYQTRQRLFSQVRACSPGSFSLSHSSLSSSSPSFRCFSPLSAHRAPEADRSFFSRFFSFLPTGSFAKPQHAASPCASPEARAQLGRDSLLPLEEKSEQRPSDALYVFQRGEFLHALLHTLAGVSGATVAMILVYPLDLLRTEQTVKGIGAGSMREEALLLIRRKGWRGMYRGLTSSLWGVVVSWGVYFFIYSYAKAYLQKRGFTSKGMSSIIIAVAAGICSTIASNPFWVANTRIKLGASRHTTDVWRMLGYILRREGLRGWFAGLLPALMLVSNPAIQFVLYDFLKDTLTAVKEIQASLRAGSPARGERSPQLSVRSLSFPSASSDSSLVCPAQPGQALPAVRPLLSGAGKRHAAFSPSLKRSEQTVSITVPQKSEKDTQRTPRGALSGGEAFAIGLIAKLCATLATYPYLVVKTRAQTKLHNVHDNSASFRCLLTILETEGVGGLYTGLQSKLVATLLSSAVMFSVYEKLLPSVEHSLQSLSAPPSASLRMPQFLPFSSVLAKASSPNVARVQHPDSRGRHCGS; from the exons ATGGGTCGGCCAGGGTATACCAGGTTGTTCGGAGTTCCCCTTTCCCCCCCGCGCGACCACGAAAAGTGTGTAGTTCCTTCATTTCCCTCGggccgtttttcttcgtacTTGTCCACCGTCCGTTCGTCCCGTTCTTCAAAGCCGTCCACGATGGCTCTTCCGTCTTCCCCCTCGTTTCCCTCATTTTCCTCGTCATCTGTGTCGAGCTCCATGTCATCTCCTCCCTCGCATGGTGGAGTTCTTGGACACCAGCGAAGTGGAAGCGATGGAGGACAAGGCAGAAATGCCGCCACCGAGAAGCAGGGTCTGTTGTCATCTTCGCGTGCATCGCATTCGCCCGCGAATCGTCAGCCGTGTCAGGCTGCGGGACCTTCGACTTTTGCCTTCAGTCCAGCTTCTGCGTATCAAACTCGACAGAGACTCTTCTCTCAGGTGCGTGCGTGCTCGCCTGgatccttttctctctcacattcctccctctcttcttcgtcgccgtcgttTCGGTGCTTTTCACCCCTTTCGGCGCACCGTGCGCCTGAGGCCGACCGTAGtttcttttcgcgtttcttctccttcctgccgACTGGCTCTTTCGCTAAGCCGCAGCACGCGGCCTCCCCTTGCGCTTCTCCAGAAGCGCGAGCGCAACTCGGTCGAGactctttgcttcctttgGAGGAGAAATCCGAGCAACGCCCTTCAGATGCGCTATACGTCTTTCAACGCGGCGAATTTCTACATGCGCTGCTGCATACTCTGGCGGGCGTGTCAGGAGCCACCGTCGCGATGATCCTCGTGTACCCGTTGGATTTGTTACGAACGGAGCAAACTGTGAAAGGAATTGGAGCCGGGTCGATGCGAGAGGAGGCGCTTCTGTTGATCAGGAGAAAAGGGTGGCGAGGAATGTACAGGGGACTCACCAGCTCGCTCTGGGGCGTTGTCGTCAGCTGGGGTGTCTACTTTTTCATCTATTCCTACGCAAAGGCTTATCTCCAGAAACG AGGCTTCACTTCCAAAGGCATGTCCAGCATCATTATCGCCGTCGCGGCGGGGATCTGTTCGACAATTGCCAGCAACCCTT TCTGGGTCGCTAACACGCGCATCAAACTGGGAGCTTCACGCCACACAACT GATGTCTGGCGGATGCTCGGCTATATTTTAAGGAGGGAAGGGCTTCGAGGCTGGTTTGCTGGGCTTTTGCCTGCTCTCATGTTGGTCTCCAATCCGGCGATTCAATTTGTTCTGTACGACTTTCTGAAGGACACTCTGACGGCAGTCAAGGAAATTCAG GCGAGTCTCCGTGCGGGGAGTCCTgcgcgtggagagagatCCCCGCAGCTGTCTGTCCGGTcgctctcgtttccttctgcttcgtctgatTCCTCGCTAGTGTGTCCGGCACAGCCCGGACAAGCACTGCCAGCTGTTAGGCCTTTGCTCTCCGGTGCTGGGAAGCGACATgctgccttctcgccttcgctgaaGCGAAGCGAGCAAACGGTGTCGATCACCGTCccgcagaagagcgaaaaagacaCACAACGCACACCGAGAGGCGCCTTGTCAGGCGGAGAGGCCTTTGCCATCG GCCTGATTGCTAAACTTTGTGCGACTCTGGCAACGTATCCGTACCTCGTTGTGAAGACCCGAGCGCAGACAAAACTTCACAACGTCCACGACAATTCAG CTTCGTTTCGGTGTCTCTTGACCATTCTGGAGACCGAAGGCGTTGGCGGGCTTTATACAGGTTTGCAGTCCAAACTGGTGGCGACCCTGCTTTCTTCGGCCGTCATGTTTTCCGTCTACGAAAAACTTTTGCCGTCGGTTGAACACAGTCTTCAGTCGTTGTCCgctcctccctctgcttcACTGCGTATGCCACAATTTttgcccttctcttctgttttaGCCAAAGCGTCTTCCCCGAATGTCGCCCGTGTGCAGCATCCGGACAGCCGAGGTCGACACTGTGGTTCGTAG